The Actinomadura sp. WMMB 499 genome includes a window with the following:
- a CDS encoding erythromycin esterase family protein has protein sequence MSDADDVRGAALQLEYEEDLDPLLDRIGDASIVLLGEASHGTHEYYAMRAAITRHLIADRGFSFVAVEGDWPDCRRVGRSVTLAPGAAADPRDELDAYARWPTWMWANEETVRFCRWLRDRNAGLPPEARAAFYGLDVYSLWESLRAVVDYLADRRPEYLDTALEAYRCFEPHGQDPQSYGWNASLVPQGCEDEVLALLTRLRRPVGHARDHERDAEFDARQNAEVAAGAERYYRSMISGGAEAWNVRDVHMADTLDRLMEFHAAGGRPGKAVVWAHNTHVGDARATDMAGAGMVSIGQLARERHGRGQVVAVGFAGGPGEVIAAPGWGDPMEAMAVPRPRPGSLEAVLAESELHRGMFVMPPERDKPSFLTRTLGHRAIGVVYDPDRDGRQYVPTNLAERYDALCWFRTTTALQPLHRERARLGELETMPTGV, from the coding sequence ATGAGCGATGCCGACGACGTGCGCGGCGCCGCCCTGCAGCTGGAGTACGAGGAGGACCTCGATCCGCTTCTGGACCGGATCGGGGACGCCTCGATCGTGCTGCTGGGCGAGGCCAGCCACGGGACGCACGAGTACTACGCGATGCGGGCCGCGATCACCCGGCACCTGATCGCCGACCGCGGATTCTCGTTCGTCGCCGTCGAGGGGGACTGGCCGGACTGCCGCCGCGTCGGGCGGTCGGTGACGCTCGCGCCCGGCGCCGCCGCCGACCCGCGCGACGAGCTGGACGCCTACGCCCGCTGGCCGACGTGGATGTGGGCCAACGAGGAGACCGTCCGGTTCTGCCGCTGGCTGCGCGACCGCAACGCGGGCCTGCCGCCGGAGGCGCGCGCCGCGTTCTACGGGCTCGACGTCTACAGCCTGTGGGAGTCGCTGCGCGCGGTCGTCGACTACCTCGCCGACCGCCGCCCGGAGTACCTCGACACGGCCCTGGAGGCCTACCGGTGCTTCGAGCCGCACGGTCAGGACCCGCAGTCCTACGGCTGGAACGCGTCGCTCGTCCCGCAGGGGTGCGAGGACGAGGTGCTGGCGCTGCTCACCCGGCTGCGCCGTCCCGTCGGGCACGCCCGCGACCACGAGCGGGACGCCGAGTTCGACGCCCGGCAGAACGCCGAGGTCGCCGCGGGGGCCGAGCGTTACTATCGGTCCATGATCAGCGGTGGGGCGGAGGCGTGGAACGTCCGCGACGTCCACATGGCCGACACCCTCGACCGGCTGATGGAGTTCCACGCCGCCGGGGGACGTCCCGGCAAGGCCGTGGTGTGGGCGCACAACACCCATGTCGGCGACGCGCGCGCCACCGACATGGCGGGTGCGGGGATGGTCAGCATCGGGCAGCTCGCCCGGGAGCGGCACGGGCGCGGCCAGGTGGTCGCGGTCGGCTTCGCGGGCGGCCCCGGCGAGGTGATCGCGGCGCCCGGCTGGGGCGACCCGATGGAGGCGATGGCGGTCCCGCGGCCCCGGCCGGGGTCGCTGGAGGCCGTGCTGGCCGAGTCGGAGCTGCATCGCGGCATGTTCGTGATGCCGCCCGAACGGGACAAGCCGTCCTTCCTCACCCGCACCCTGGGGCACCGCGCGATCGGCGTCGTCTACGACCCCGACCGGGACGGGCGCCAGTACGTCCCCACGAACCTCGCCGAGCGCTACGACGCGCTGTGCTGGTTCCGCACCACGACCGCGCTGCAGCCGCTCCACCGGGAGCGGGCGCGCCTCGGCGAGCTGGAGACGATGCCGACCGGCGTATAG
- a CDS encoding DUF2637 domain-containing protein, with amino-acid sequence MAAAVITATAGGFAQSYAGLYHWALEHGLTGWKASSFPLLVDLFIIVGELGLFLLAVDAFVLHRRSAMSWLDFFLPLTIALAGWTASLIFNVGHVGNRTFSYQVTAAVPPIVSMLGLFVLLRTLHRYVSQKAEEADAEPPKQPEPQARAIAGPVTLQQITLMPLRNTGPLPQIQVPGHTGKALGPAAATAAPEAPATAAETPPAPPAPKAEPAAQAPAPVPEPELAVASAAARREMNGHGTVTTVEEPAPAPAPDPEALRALALEALERHHGDIAATHAEVRAAGHVCDETEIKRISDNHWFPYAVYRLLAKHDGDGEKVAADLGRQGIHYDRAMLDELVRSWHL; translated from the coding sequence ATGGCGGCAGCGGTCATCACCGCCACCGCCGGTGGTTTCGCCCAGTCCTACGCCGGTCTGTACCACTGGGCACTGGAACACGGTCTGACCGGCTGGAAGGCCAGCTCGTTCCCGCTGCTGGTCGACCTCTTCATCATCGTCGGCGAGCTGGGCCTGTTCCTGCTCGCCGTGGACGCGTTCGTCCTGCACCGCCGGAGCGCGATGAGCTGGCTGGACTTCTTCCTGCCGCTGACGATCGCCCTCGCCGGCTGGACCGCGAGCCTCATCTTCAACGTCGGGCATGTCGGCAACCGGACGTTCTCTTACCAGGTGACGGCCGCCGTACCGCCGATAGTGTCCATGCTCGGCCTGTTCGTTCTGCTGCGAACACTGCATCGGTACGTGTCGCAGAAAGCCGAGGAGGCCGACGCCGAGCCGCCCAAGCAGCCCGAACCGCAGGCCCGCGCCATCGCCGGGCCCGTCACCCTGCAGCAGATCACGCTGATGCCGCTGCGCAACACCGGCCCGCTCCCGCAGATCCAGGTCCCCGGGCACACCGGCAAGGCGCTCGGCCCCGCCGCCGCGACGGCCGCGCCGGAGGCCCCCGCGACCGCCGCCGAGACGCCGCCCGCGCCGCCGGCCCCGAAGGCCGAGCCCGCCGCGCAGGCCCCGGCCCCGGTGCCCGAGCCGGAACTGGCCGTCGCCAGCGCCGCCGCGCGCCGCGAGATGAACGGGCACGGCACCGTCACCACCGTCGAGGAGCCCGCCCCGGCCCCCGCGCCCGACCCGGAGGCCCTGCGGGCGCTCGCGCTGGAGGCGCTCGAACGCCACCACGGCGACATCGCCGCGACGCACGCCGAGGTCCGCGCTGCCGGGCACGTCTGCGACGAGACCGAGATCAAGCGGATCAGCGACAACCACTGGTTCCCGTACGCGGTGTACCGGCTGCTGGCCAAGCACGACGGCGACGGCGAGAAGGTCGCCGCCGACCTCGGCCGGCAGGGCATCCACTACGACCGGGCCATGCTGGACGAACTCGTCCGCAGCTGGCACCTGTGA
- a CDS encoding Sir2 family NAD-dependent protein deacetylase — MSKRIAVLTGAGISTDSGIPDYRGPSGVWTRDPELAGLFTRKHFLANAGVRRRFWRALTLYDDVEPNPAHLALAELERTTAVRILTQNVDGLHQKAGSTPRKVLELHGNLAATECMRCHARTPTAEVLARGEDDPACTGCGGVLQPSIVLFGQHLNAGVLSHAANIARASEVFVAVGSSLGVEPAAGLCAVAAESGATVVIVNRDPTPYDHLAATIVREPIGEALPALCTELAG; from the coding sequence ATGTCCAAGCGAATCGCGGTGCTGACGGGTGCGGGCATCTCCACCGACTCCGGCATTCCCGACTACCGGGGCCCGTCCGGCGTGTGGACCCGCGACCCCGAACTCGCCGGGCTCTTCACCCGGAAGCACTTCCTCGCCAACGCCGGCGTCCGGCGCCGTTTCTGGCGCGCCCTGACCCTCTACGACGACGTCGAGCCCAACCCCGCGCACCTCGCGCTGGCCGAACTGGAGCGCACGACGGCCGTCCGGATCCTGACGCAGAACGTCGACGGGCTGCACCAGAAGGCGGGCTCGACGCCCCGGAAGGTCCTCGAACTCCACGGCAACCTGGCGGCGACCGAGTGCATGCGGTGCCACGCCCGCACCCCGACGGCCGAGGTGCTGGCACGCGGCGAGGACGATCCCGCGTGCACCGGCTGCGGCGGCGTCCTGCAGCCGTCGATCGTCCTGTTCGGCCAGCACCTGAACGCCGGCGTGCTCTCGCACGCGGCGAACATCGCGCGGGCCTCGGAGGTGTTCGTGGCCGTCGGCTCGTCCCTCGGCGTCGAACCCGCCGCGGGCCTGTGCGCCGTCGCGGCCGAGTCCGGCGCGACGGTCGTCATCGTCAACCGCGACCCGACGCCCTACGACCACCTCGCGGCGACGATCGTCCGGGAACCGATCGGGGAGGCGCTGCCCGCGCTCTGCACCGAACTCGCGGGATGA
- a CDS encoding ATP-grasp domain-containing protein: protein MSDRVLLLPPAATATASRLAGAAAARGLRARTLHRRPVPSGLRGRAHVYGGEAFASEVAAALDVALLVPGPGWLPGLPAEFTGRRVRLAPPAEARALDRPAFVKPASGKAFAPGVYEPGRPPDDLPDSAPVLLSDPVTFAGEYRLHVLDGAVRAASRYALHGALDAAPLDVLPERAAVESFAMDLLAHAAPGLPSAVVVDVGLIIAPGPPRYAVVEANEAWFSNCYAAPPDRVLDVVLRAAAPRADLAARDAPFVRP from the coding sequence ATGAGCGACCGCGTCCTGCTGCTGCCTCCGGCGGCCACGGCCACCGCGAGCCGGCTGGCCGGCGCGGCCGCGGCCCGGGGCCTGCGGGCCCGGACGCTGCACCGCCGTCCCGTCCCGTCCGGCCTGCGGGGACGGGCGCACGTGTACGGCGGCGAGGCGTTCGCGTCCGAGGTCGCGGCGGCGCTGGACGTCGCGCTGCTCGTGCCCGGTCCCGGCTGGCTGCCCGGCCTGCCCGCGGAGTTCACGGGACGGCGCGTCCGGCTCGCGCCGCCCGCCGAGGCCCGCGCGCTGGACCGGCCGGCGTTCGTGAAGCCCGCGTCCGGCAAGGCGTTCGCCCCCGGCGTGTACGAGCCCGGACGCCCGCCGGACGACCTGCCCGACTCGGCGCCCGTCCTGCTGTCCGACCCGGTGACGTTCGCGGGCGAGTACCGCCTGCACGTCCTGGACGGGGCGGTGCGCGCCGCGTCCCGCTACGCGCTCCACGGCGCGCTCGACGCGGCTCCCCTCGACGTCCTGCCGGAACGCGCGGCGGTCGAGTCCTTCGCCATGGACCTGCTCGCCCACGCCGCCCCCGGGCTGCCGAGCGCGGTCGTCGTCGACGTCGGCCTGATCATCGCGCCGGGCCCGCCCCGCTACGCGGTGGTCGAGGCCAACGAGGCGTGGTTCAGCAACTGCTACGCGGCTCCGCCGGACCGGGTGCTGGACGTCGTCCTGCGCGCCGCCGCGCCCCGCGCCGACCTCGCCGCCCGCGACGCCCCCTTCGTCCGCCCCTGA
- a CDS encoding GbsR/MarR family transcriptional regulator, producing MRDEQLIFADHVGRFYARRYGFPPMAGRLLGYLFVCDPPQQTIDELGEALLASRSAVTGAVKLLEGYRMARRTRGAGERVDRVSLEPVAGQPQNFDSALHEEHAALFREGLALLAGAPPERRAPLAEMVALAEFLSERLPALRAEWHARRDELRASGNLPGGDGGAE from the coding sequence GTGCGTGACGAACAGCTGATCTTCGCCGATCACGTCGGGCGCTTCTACGCGCGCCGGTACGGCTTCCCGCCGATGGCCGGGCGCTTGCTCGGCTACCTGTTCGTCTGCGACCCTCCGCAGCAGACGATCGACGAGCTGGGCGAAGCCCTCCTCGCCAGCCGGAGCGCGGTCACGGGCGCCGTCAAACTGCTGGAGGGCTACCGGATGGCGCGCCGGACGCGCGGCGCGGGCGAGCGCGTCGACCGCGTGTCGCTCGAACCCGTCGCGGGCCAGCCGCAGAACTTCGACTCCGCCCTCCACGAAGAGCACGCGGCGCTGTTCCGGGAGGGCCTCGCCCTGCTGGCCGGGGCCCCGCCGGAGCGCCGCGCCCCGCTCGCGGAGATGGTCGCGCTGGCCGAGTTCCTGAGCGAGCGGCTGCCCGCCCTGCGGGCCGAATGGCACGCGCGCCGCGACGAGCTGCGAGCGTCCGGGAACCTGCCCGGCGGTGACGGGGGAGCGGAATGA
- a CDS encoding pyridoxamine 5'-phosphate oxidase family protein, protein MQGKRHRLGLDDERVREFWRERRVCTLVTLRPDGTPHAVPVGATLDADAGIVRVITSGGSAKARNVRAAGPAGLPVAVSQVEGRHWSTVEGRAVLRTDEASVADAERRYAARYKPPRVNPERVVIEIAVTGVLGNV, encoded by the coding sequence ATGCAGGGGAAACGGCACCGGCTGGGGCTGGACGACGAACGGGTGCGGGAGTTCTGGCGGGAGCGGCGCGTGTGCACGCTGGTCACGCTGCGCCCCGACGGGACGCCGCACGCGGTGCCGGTCGGCGCGACGCTGGACGCCGACGCGGGGATCGTCCGCGTGATCACCTCGGGCGGATCGGCGAAGGCCCGGAACGTGCGGGCGGCGGGCCCGGCGGGGCTGCCGGTCGCGGTCAGTCAGGTCGAAGGGCGCCACTGGTCGACCGTGGAGGGGCGGGCGGTGCTGCGGACGGACGAGGCGTCGGTCGCCGACGCGGAGCGCAGGTACGCCGCCCGGTACAAGCCGCCGAGGGTCAACCCGGAGCGGGTCGTCATCGAGATCGCGGTGACGGGGGTGCTCGGCAATGTCTGA